In Candidatus Rokuibacteriota bacterium, the DNA window CTCCAGGACCGCGTGAACTCGTCGAACACCTACGGCTTCATCGCCGAGGTGATGGCGGTCGAGGTGGATCCGGAGACCGCGGCGGTCAAGATCCTCCGCTACGTGACCGTCCACGATGCGGGCACCCTGATCAACCCGCTGATCGCCGAGGGGCAGATCTACGGCGGCGCGCTCCACGGCCTCGGCGGGGCGCTGTACGAGGAGCTGGCCTACGACGCCGACGGCCAGCTCCTCACCGGCACGTTCATGGACTACCTGGTCCCCACCGCCAGCGAGGCGCCCACCATCGACATCGGCCACGTCGTCTCGCCCTCCCCGTTCACCACGCTCGGGGCCAAGGGGCTCGGCGAGTCCAGCTCCATGACGGTGCCGGCGGTGATCGCCAACGCGGTGAGCGACGCGCTGGCACCCCTCGGGGTCCGGATCACCGAGCTTCCGATCACGCCGACCCGGCTCTGGGAGCTCATGGAGGCAGCGCGAAAGGGCAACCGATGAAGCCGCCGCCCTTTGAGTATCACGACCCGGACAGCCTGGAGGAGGCGCTGGAGCTGCTCACGCGCTACGGTGAGGAGGCGAAGCTCCTCGCGGGTGGCCAGAGCCTGATGCCGCTTCTGAACTTCCGCCTGAGCCGCCCCGCTGCGCTGGTGGATCTGAACCGCATCGCGTCCCTCGCGTACGTCCGCGAGGTGAACGGGCGACTCAGCCTCGGGGCGATGACCCGCCAGCGCGCGATCGAGTTCTCCCCGCTGGTGCGGGAACGCCTGCCGCTTCTCGCCGAAGCCACAACCCTGGTCGGCCACCTCCCGATCCGCACCCGCGGCACCATCGGGGGAAGCCTCGCCCACGCCGACCCCGCAGCAGAGTACCCCGCGATCGCGACCGCGCTGGATGCCGAGCTGGTCGTCCGCGGTCCCCGGGGTGAGCGTGTCCTCCGACCCGAAGAGTTCTTCGTGAGCTATCTGACGACCGCGCTGGCCCCTGAGGAGATCCTGGTAGAGGTCCGGTTGCCGGCCGCCCCGCCTGGAAGCGGATGGGCATTCGAGGAATTCAGCCGCCGTCACGGTGAC includes these proteins:
- a CDS encoding xanthine dehydrogenase family protein molybdopterin-binding subunit, translated to LQDRVNSSNTYGFIAEVMAVEVDPETAAVKILRYVTVHDAGTLINPLIAEGQIYGGALHGLGGALYEELAYDADGQLLTGTFMDYLVPTASEAPTIDIGHVVSPSPFTTLGAKGLGESSSMTVPAVIANAVSDALAPLGVRITELPITPTRLWELMEAARKGNR
- a CDS encoding xanthine dehydrogenase family protein subunit M, producing the protein MKPPPFEYHDPDSLEEALELLTRYGEEAKLLAGGQSLMPLLNFRLSRPAALVDLNRIASLAYVREVNGRLSLGAMTRQRAIEFSPLVRERLPLLAEATTLVGHLPIRTRGTIGGSLAHADPAAEYPAIATALDAELVVRGPRGERVLRPEEFFVSYLTTALAPEEILVEVRLPAAPPGSGWAFEEFSRRHGDFAIVGIAVQLVADGENCRVARLAAAGVGPTPIRLRAAEEILEREGLVEQSIEAAAARAAELVEPDSDIHASADYRRHLTRVLTRRAIRRAAKRSQEAR